In Pedobacter heparinus DSM 2366, the following are encoded in one genomic region:
- a CDS encoding polysaccharide pyruvyl transferase family protein, producing MERRNFIKNIAAFAALPVAAPLLAAVNNGYIKPAAKILLRSSWQTVNIGDIGHTFGIMELFNTYLPGAEVTLWPNNLENGVDVLLKKSFNKLKIAEGKIDAEGKPTTPELQQVFENCDIMVHGSGPWIVVPADLAAWHKQTGKPFGMYGISLVDADVAALSLINKASFIYCRDTASLDYLKSLHSKCPVTEFAPDATFAINLRNDQLASNYLQSAGLNKGEFICVIPRLRYTPYWKMKGLKPTEEEAKKYMISQYYKDVDHAKLREVIIRWVRETGLKVLACPEVIYQVELSKEILVDPLPEDVKKHVVWRDKYWIPDEAQSVYAQARALISFEMHSPIIAFSSGVPAIHLRQPTDTRKGQMWADIGLPEWLFEIDFTSGNQIGDALMEIHRDYFSAKKKLAKAKDFVTYRQKKSIHRLMDVS from the coding sequence ATGGAAAGAAGGAATTTTATAAAAAACATAGCAGCATTTGCCGCACTTCCTGTTGCTGCCCCACTACTGGCTGCTGTAAACAATGGTTACATTAAACCTGCCGCAAAAATCTTATTGCGCTCGTCATGGCAAACTGTAAACATTGGCGACATAGGCCATACGTTTGGTATTATGGAGCTGTTTAATACCTACTTACCTGGGGCGGAGGTAACGCTATGGCCAAACAACCTGGAGAACGGAGTGGATGTGTTGTTAAAGAAGAGCTTTAATAAACTAAAAATTGCAGAGGGAAAGATTGATGCAGAAGGAAAGCCAACAACACCGGAATTGCAGCAGGTATTTGAAAATTGCGACATCATGGTACATGGTTCAGGGCCCTGGATAGTTGTTCCGGCAGACCTTGCAGCCTGGCATAAGCAAACCGGCAAACCTTTTGGCATGTACGGAATTTCGCTGGTTGATGCTGATGTGGCCGCTTTAAGTTTAATCAACAAAGCTTCATTTATCTATTGCAGGGATACAGCCTCATTGGATTATTTAAAATCACTACATTCTAAATGTCCTGTAACCGAGTTTGCCCCGGACGCTACTTTTGCAATTAACCTTAGAAATGATCAGCTTGCAAGCAATTACTTACAATCAGCGGGTTTAAATAAGGGAGAATTTATCTGCGTAATTCCGCGTCTTAGGTATACCCCCTACTGGAAAATGAAAGGACTAAAACCTACTGAAGAGGAAGCAAAGAAATACATGATCTCGCAGTATTATAAAGATGTAGACCACGCTAAACTTCGTGAGGTGATCATCAGGTGGGTAAGGGAAACAGGCTTAAAGGTATTGGCCTGTCCGGAAGTGATTTATCAGGTAGAGCTATCCAAAGAAATATTAGTTGACCCACTTCCTGAAGATGTAAAAAAACATGTGGTATGGCGTGATAAATACTGGATTCCTGACGAAGCACAATCGGTATATGCGCAGGCAAGGGCACTGATCAGTTTCGAGATGCATTCCCCAATCATAGCGTTTTCATCAGGTGTACCTGCAATCCATTTAAGGCAACCTACAGATACACGGAAAGGGCAAATGTGGGCCGACATAGGCTTGCCCGAATGGCTTTTTGAAATCGATTTTACAAGCGGTAACCAGATTGGGGATGCACTAATGGAAATTCACCGGGATTATTTCAGCGCAAAGAAAAAACTGGCAAAAGCAAAGGATTTTGTGACCTACAGACAAAAAAAATCCATTCATCGCCTTATGGATGTTAGCTAA
- a CDS encoding gluconate 2-dehydrogenase subunit 3 family protein, producing the protein MNRRDSLKAIGLTAISAGMVIEACKPGKEKTSKVEDGAQPGRQAFEIERDKQLNSYKFFNDHEMATITVLADIIIPKDDKSGSASEAKVPDFIEFIVKDIPSHQTPMRGGLKWLDLQCLNRFQKTFKDASASQQIEMVDDIAYPEKVKPGLEQGVAFFTLMRNLTASGFYTTEMGVKDLGYIGNAPNRWEGVPADVLKQYGMEDV; encoded by the coding sequence ATGAATAGACGCGATTCTTTAAAAGCCATTGGCTTAACAGCAATAAGTGCAGGAATGGTTATAGAAGCCTGCAAACCTGGTAAAGAAAAAACATCAAAAGTTGAAGATGGAGCCCAGCCTGGGAGGCAGGCCTTTGAAATAGAACGTGATAAGCAGTTAAACAGCTATAAGTTTTTTAACGACCATGAAATGGCTACGATAACTGTATTGGCCGACATTATTATTCCTAAAGATGATAAATCTGGCAGTGCATCGGAAGCTAAAGTGCCCGACTTTATAGAGTTTATTGTAAAAGATATACCTTCACATCAGACACCCATGCGCGGCGGCCTGAAATGGCTGGACCTGCAGTGTTTAAACAGGTTCCAAAAAACCTTTAAAGATGCTTCTGCAAGCCAGCAGATTGAAATGGTAGATGACATTGCCTATCCGGAAAAGGTTAAACCAGGATTGGAGCAGGGTGTTGCATTTTTTACCCTGATGCGTAACCTTACTGCTTCCGGATTTTATACTACAGAAATGGGTGTAAAAGACCTTGGTTATATAGGAAATGCACCAAACCGTTGGGAGGGGGTACCTGCGGATGTTTTAAAACAGTATGGCATGGAAGATGTGTAG
- a CDS encoding GMC family oxidoreductase, producing MNEFEIKKTGIEYDAIVVGSGAGGGMAGYVLANAGLKVLMLEAGAYFDPRIDSQQLKWPWESPRRGANTIRPFGDFDGSYGGWELEGEPYTQKNDSEFAWYRSRMLGGRTNHWGRISLRMGPDDFKPKDGLTDEWPLTYQELKPFYDKVDRMIGLYGTVEGIESEPDGIFMTPPKPRLNELFIKKAAQKVGVKVIPGRGAVLTEALSNNKDRAPCFYCGQCGRSCKVYGDFSSSSCLVIPAVHTGNLTVITNAMVREVLTDKTGLATGVSYVNTKDMQEYQVRGKTIILGASACESARLLLNSRSVAHPDGLANNSGVVGKYLHDSTGASMGGYLPQLLDRKRYNEDGAGSVHIYSPWWLDNKKLDFPRGYHIEYGGGFGIPGYNFGWGMEKKNGTVPGRDGKMKPAGGYGTGLKDDYRRFFGSGVWMAGRGTAIARESNYCEIDPKVVDKYGIPVLRFNYKWAPEEVKQARHMQETFKEIMHAMGAVANEPPGADTNYGLEAPGKIIHEVGTVRMGDDPKKSALNRWCQAHDCKNLFVVDAAPFVQQGDKNATWTILALSMRTAEYILQQKEKLNIS from the coding sequence ATGAACGAATTCGAAATAAAAAAAACGGGTATCGAGTACGATGCCATTGTAGTAGGATCGGGTGCCGGCGGCGGAATGGCCGGATATGTACTTGCCAATGCAGGCCTAAAGGTTTTAATGCTCGAAGCTGGTGCTTATTTTGATCCCCGTATAGATTCCCAGCAATTAAAATGGCCCTGGGAATCACCAAGAAGAGGTGCCAATACTATACGGCCATTTGGTGATTTTGACGGTTCTTATGGTGGTTGGGAGCTGGAAGGAGAACCTTATACCCAAAAAAATGATTCTGAATTTGCATGGTACCGGTCAAGAATGCTTGGTGGACGTACCAACCACTGGGGACGCATTTCTTTAAGAATGGGCCCCGATGATTTTAAACCGAAAGACGGACTTACGGATGAATGGCCACTTACTTATCAGGAGTTAAAGCCATTTTATGATAAGGTAGACCGGATGATCGGTCTGTATGGTACGGTTGAAGGAATAGAAAGTGAACCTGATGGTATTTTTATGACACCACCGAAGCCAAGGCTTAATGAACTTTTTATTAAAAAGGCCGCGCAAAAGGTTGGCGTGAAAGTGATACCTGGCAGAGGTGCCGTACTAACGGAAGCTTTGTCCAATAATAAAGACCGTGCACCTTGTTTTTATTGCGGACAATGTGGCCGGTCATGCAAGGTATATGGCGATTTTTCATCATCATCCTGTTTGGTTATACCCGCAGTTCATACAGGTAACCTGACAGTAATTACCAATGCGATGGTAAGGGAAGTCTTAACGGATAAAACTGGCCTGGCAACTGGGGTATCTTATGTAAATACCAAGGATATGCAGGAGTACCAGGTTCGTGGTAAAACTATTATTTTGGGTGCCAGTGCTTGTGAATCTGCACGCTTGCTGCTCAATTCCAGATCAGTTGCCCATCCGGATGGTTTGGCGAATAATAGTGGGGTGGTAGGGAAATACCTTCACGATTCTACCGGTGCCAGTATGGGTGGTTATTTGCCGCAGTTGCTGGACCGGAAAAGGTATAATGAAGATGGTGCAGGTAGTGTGCATATCTATTCTCCATGGTGGCTGGACAACAAGAAGCTTGATTTTCCGCGGGGTTATCACATAGAATATGGTGGTGGATTTGGAATTCCTGGTTATAACTTTGGCTGGGGGATGGAAAAGAAAAATGGAACAGTACCGGGTAGGGATGGAAAGATGAAACCAGCGGGCGGATATGGTACAGGTCTGAAGGACGATTATCGTCGTTTTTTTGGCAGTGGGGTGTGGATGGCGGGCAGGGGGACAGCCATTGCCAGGGAAAGCAATTATTGTGAAATAGATCCCAAGGTGGTAGATAAATACGGTATCCCTGTACTTCGGTTCAATTATAAATGGGCACCTGAAGAAGTGAAGCAGGCAAGGCACATGCAGGAAACGTTTAAAGAGATTATGCATGCAATGGGGGCTGTTGCAAATGAGCCCCCTGGTGCGGATACCAATTATGGTTTGGAGGCACCAGGTAAAATTATCCATGAGGTAGGAACGGTAAGAATGGGCGATGACCCAAAAAAATCTGCCTTAAACAGGTGGTGTCAGGCGCATGATTGTAAAAATCTATTTGTAGTAGATGCTGCTCCTTTTGTTCAACAGGGCGATAAAAACGCAACCTGGACTATTTTAGCCTTGTCTATGCGTACTGCTGAATATATTTTGCAGCAAAAAGAAAAATTAAACATTAGCTGA
- a CDS encoding GNAT family N-acetyltransferase gives MINCSIQKTKDTAHFDALIRLFEEVFEMKDFVMPPADHLERLLARDDFFVFVVLRDGEVIGGLTSYTLRQYYSTSPLVYIYDLAVATAYQRKGIGKMLIAAIQNYCKNIGVEEVFVQADVADDYALDFYRSTGATGEDVVHFYYPLKS, from the coding sequence ATGATAAATTGTAGTATACAAAAAACAAAGGATACTGCTCATTTTGACGCTTTGATCAGGCTATTTGAAGAAGTTTTTGAAATGAAAGACTTTGTAATGCCCCCTGCAGATCATCTGGAGAGGTTACTGGCCAGGGATGATTTTTTTGTATTTGTAGTGCTCCGGGATGGCGAGGTAATCGGCGGCTTAACAAGTTATACTTTGCGGCAATATTATTCCACATCGCCATTGGTGTATATTTATGACCTCGCGGTAGCTACTGCATACCAGCGTAAAGGTATTGGTAAGATGCTGATAGCAGCTATCCAAAATTACTGCAAAAATATAGGCGTAGAAGAAGTATTTGTACAGGCAGATGTGGCAGATGATTATGCCCTGGATTTCTATCGTTCTACTGGTGCAACAGGGGAGGATGTGGTACATTTTTATTATCCCTTAAAATCTTAA
- a CDS encoding VOC family protein has translation MTLINPHINFNGNAEEAFTFYKSVFGGEFTKIIRFKDLASAEFPIAEKEENKIMHIALPIGKHNVLMANDVPEFMGKVNENEHRSKISINTESKDEADKLFNGLSVGGTIEMPITDSPWGSYFGMFRDKYGIEWMVEFNPTPLIPSLP, from the coding sequence ATGACACTTATCAATCCACATATTAATTTCAACGGAAATGCTGAAGAAGCATTTACTTTTTACAAATCAGTTTTTGGCGGAGAGTTCACAAAGATCATTCGTTTCAAGGACCTGGCAAGCGCTGAATTTCCCATAGCAGAAAAAGAGGAAAATAAAATCATGCACATCGCTTTGCCAATTGGTAAACATAATGTATTGATGGCTAATGACGTTCCCGAATTTATGGGAAAAGTAAATGAGAATGAGCATAGAAGTAAAATTTCAATAAATACAGAAAGTAAAGACGAAGCTGATAAATTATTCAATGGCCTTTCCGTAGGTGGAACAATCGAAATGCCTATTACCGATAGCCCCTGGGGTTCATATTTTGGTATGTTTAGAGACAAATATGGCATTGAATGGATGGTGGAATTTAACCCCACTCCCCTCATACCATCACTTCCATGA
- a CDS encoding DNA-formamidopyrimidine glycosylase family protein, translated as MPEGPSIVILRELIEELDLEGQEVIALSGNTKIEKDRMLHHKVKAFKSWGKHFLICFENFSLRIHFMMFGTYRINERKQTPARLSLSFENAELNFYTCSLKYVEGDVNVNYDWSSDIMAEQWDPKKALKKMKTKSQALICDLLLDQEIFSGLGNIIKNEVLYRVGIHPSSVIDSIPVAKLKLLITEARQYSFDFLNWKKAHVLKKHWLVNTRQFCPLKHPLIKSYLGKTKRRTFFCPVCQILYH; from the coding sequence ATGCCAGAAGGACCATCTATAGTGATTTTAAGAGAACTTATTGAAGAACTTGATTTGGAAGGACAAGAGGTTATAGCTCTTAGCGGAAATACAAAAATCGAGAAAGATAGAATGCTCCATCACAAAGTAAAGGCCTTTAAAAGCTGGGGCAAGCATTTCCTGATTTGCTTTGAAAATTTCAGCCTCCGGATACATTTCATGATGTTTGGAACCTATCGAATCAACGAACGTAAACAGACTCCTGCAAGACTAAGTCTATCATTTGAAAATGCGGAACTCAATTTCTACACATGCTCTTTAAAATATGTTGAAGGTGATGTTAATGTAAACTACGATTGGTCTTCTGACATCATGGCTGAGCAGTGGGATCCTAAAAAAGCCTTAAAAAAAATGAAAACAAAGTCGCAAGCATTGATCTGTGACCTATTACTGGACCAGGAAATCTTTTCAGGCCTGGGCAATATTATAAAGAACGAAGTTCTTTATAGGGTGGGTATTCACCCATCAAGTGTAATCGACTCAATTCCAGTAGCTAAACTTAAATTACTGATAACAGAAGCCAGACAGTACAGTTTTGATTTTCTGAATTGGAAAAAAGCCCATGTCCTGAAAAAACACTGGCTGGTAAACACCAGGCAATTTTGTCCGCTTAAACATCCGCTGATCAAATCATACCTTGGAAAAACCAAAAGAAGAACGTTTTTTTGCCCGGTTTGTCAAATACTATATCATTAA
- a CDS encoding DUF6766 family protein — MKANPTNRSYFYRNGLTIVFLLLFIVTLGAQALTGWKQHNQDLKENNAQQIGLGSYLKSGHFISATFENFESEFLQMSLYVLLTISLRQIGSAESKQLDEPEEVDRTPQAYYDAPWPVKQGGWILKLYSNSLSICFGTLFFASWGLHFYGSWQNHNVEQITKHLPTSSVMDYLGQPEFWFETFQNWQSEFLSVASIVFLTIYLRQKGSPESKPVDSPHLETGK, encoded by the coding sequence ATGAAAGCAAATCCTACCAATCGCTCCTATTTCTACCGTAACGGGCTCACCATCGTTTTTCTACTTTTGTTTATCGTAACACTTGGTGCGCAGGCATTGACCGGCTGGAAACAACACAACCAGGATCTGAAAGAAAACAATGCGCAACAGATCGGACTGGGCAGTTACCTGAAAAGCGGACATTTCATCTCAGCTACTTTCGAGAATTTCGAGAGCGAATTTCTGCAAATGTCCCTATATGTACTTCTGACCATATCACTCCGGCAAATAGGTTCAGCAGAATCCAAACAACTTGATGAGCCTGAAGAAGTAGATCGCACCCCACAGGCTTATTATGATGCCCCCTGGCCAGTCAAACAAGGGGGCTGGATCCTGAAACTCTACAGCAATTCTCTATCGATCTGCTTCGGGACCCTGTTCTTTGCCAGCTGGGGATTACATTTCTATGGAAGCTGGCAGAACCACAATGTAGAGCAAATCACCAAACACTTACCCACATCAAGTGTCATGGACTACCTGGGACAACCTGAATTCTGGTTTGAGACCTTTCAGAACTGGCAAAGCGAATTCCTATCCGTAGCTTCTATTGTATTTTTAACCATTTACCTTCGACAGAAAGGCTCTCCGGAATCAAAACCTGTCGATTCCCCGCACCTGGAAACCGGTAAATAG
- a CDS encoding SRPBCC family protein, which produces MKHNLQFDFIAEKAKNTLTIRREFLADRQLVWDCYTKAELLNQWFAPKPLTTKTKSMDFREGGLWHYAMVEPNGTEYWGLTEYLKIKPIDFYTALDAFSNAEGEINEDLPRAEWLVNFMDKDDNALVETIVTYKSLADLETVIQMGMEQGMIATLEKLDELLLILKK; this is translated from the coding sequence ATGAAACACAACCTACAATTCGACTTCATTGCTGAGAAGGCAAAAAATACGCTGACCATCAGGCGTGAATTTTTAGCTGACCGACAACTGGTTTGGGACTGTTATACCAAGGCCGAACTGCTGAACCAATGGTTCGCTCCAAAACCATTAACTACAAAGACAAAGTCAATGGACTTTCGCGAAGGCGGTTTATGGCATTACGCAATGGTAGAACCCAATGGCACTGAATATTGGGGTTTGACAGAATACCTGAAGATTAAACCGATAGATTTTTATACAGCCTTAGACGCTTTCTCTAATGCAGAAGGTGAAATAAATGAAGACTTACCCCGCGCAGAGTGGCTGGTAAATTTTATGGACAAGGATGACAATGCTCTTGTAGAAACCATAGTAACCTACAAATCCCTTGCCGACCTGGAAACGGTTATACAAATGGGAATGGAACAAGGTATGATTGCAACTCTTGAAAAATTAGATGAATTATTGTTGATCTTAAAGAAATAA
- a CDS encoding ArsR/SmtB family transcription factor — protein sequence MRRDIFQAVADPTRRAIIALIALQAMTPSALAEHFDTTRQAISKHLKILTECELVKQEHQGREIHYQLEIDKMKEIDSWLEQFRKIWETRFQQLDDLLLTIKKKK from the coding sequence ATGAGAAGAGATATTTTTCAAGCGGTAGCTGATCCAACCAGAAGGGCCATTATAGCGTTAATTGCATTACAAGCAATGACACCCAGTGCCCTTGCCGAGCATTTTGACACTACCAGGCAAGCCATATCAAAACATTTAAAAATATTGACTGAATGTGAATTAGTGAAACAGGAACACCAGGGACGGGAAATTCATTATCAGCTTGAAATTGATAAAATGAAAGAAATAGACAGCTGGCTGGAACAATTCCGTAAGATCTGGGAGACCCGTTTCCAACAACTAGACGATCTTTTATTAACCATTAAAAAGAAAAAATAA
- a CDS encoding DoxX family membrane protein, with the protein MKKRIIFVLCLLTGLMFINAGLDKFFHYMPIPKEMPEKMVQAGKAFMEIGWLMPLVGSIEILGGLLLIFDRTRALGAIVILPVLTGILLANINMAPSGLPIVFVLIGIILWVIIDNREKYLPMIKG; encoded by the coding sequence ATGAAGAAAAGGATAATTTTTGTTTTATGTCTGCTCACTGGCCTGATGTTTATTAATGCGGGATTGGATAAATTCTTTCATTATATGCCGATACCAAAGGAAATGCCTGAAAAAATGGTGCAAGCCGGAAAAGCGTTTATGGAGATAGGCTGGCTTATGCCGTTGGTTGGTTCCATTGAAATACTCGGAGGTTTATTATTGATCTTTGACAGAACAAGGGCTCTTGGTGCGATAGTAATTTTACCTGTTTTAACAGGTATTCTTCTTGCCAACATCAATATGGCACCATCGGGTTTGCCTATCGTATTTGTATTGATCGGCATTATCCTGTGGGTGATTATTGACAATAGGGAAAAATACCTGCCAATGATCAAAGGATAA
- a CDS encoding cupin domain-containing protein: MSGKYHNLPLNMVNDHIIRISIMTLPYYWHYHPNSDESFLCLEGQLIIELQDQLIELSPGQLYTIPANVLHRTRPKGERSVNLSFELESMQTIKKEPES, encoded by the coding sequence GTGAGCGGCAAATACCACAATCTGCCCCTGAATATGGTAAACGACCACATCATCAGAATAAGCATCATGACCCTGCCTTATTATTGGCATTACCATCCCAATTCAGATGAAAGTTTCCTCTGCCTGGAAGGCCAGCTGATTATAGAACTCCAGGATCAGCTTATCGAACTCAGCCCCGGACAGCTTTACACCATCCCCGCCAACGTACTGCACCGCACCAGGCCTAAAGGCGAGCGCTCAGTCAACCTTAGCTTTGAACTGGAATCCATGCAGACCATTAAAAAAGAACCAGAATCATAG
- a CDS encoding ferritin-like domain-containing protein, with amino-acid sequence METNREIISDLKGLVNIVNDGKEGYATASEATDSGELKTVFLKYAAQRADFADELKEHIAQHGGDSDNQEGGILGALHRTWIDIKQALNSKEDAAILSAIETGEKAAIEKYDKVLENYGSHLDHIVLLQRQRTGILEALKEIETYHLRLVR; translated from the coding sequence ATGGAAACAAACAGAGAGATCATCAGCGACCTGAAAGGATTGGTCAATATTGTCAATGACGGGAAAGAAGGTTATGCCACTGCAAGCGAAGCTACAGACAGCGGCGAACTGAAAACTGTATTTTTGAAATATGCTGCGCAGCGTGCGGATTTTGCAGACGAACTTAAGGAACACATTGCTCAGCATGGGGGCGATTCGGATAATCAGGAAGGTGGCATTTTAGGTGCATTGCATCGGACCTGGATTGACATTAAGCAGGCTTTAAATAGTAAGGAAGATGCAGCTATTTTAAGTGCAATTGAGACCGGGGAGAAGGCTGCCATTGAAAAATATGATAAAGTGTTGGAGAACTATGGTTCACATTTAGATCATATTGTATTGTTGCAGCGTCAGCGTACCGGTATTCTGGAAGCTTTGAAAGAAATTGAGACCTATCATCTGCGCTTGGTACGATAA
- a CDS encoding SRPBCC family protein, whose amino-acid sequence MKNKLNNQIMEHLCTLSLPTNGKENIDQGERIVSLLGGSWLLYKSLKKIGKHPFLGLQGVAAGGLMLYRGATGICPVYQQLGKDTTDPQAINITEDIVVNAPIDKVYAFWREFSNLPKFMEHLKSVEEVSEKISFWTANTPGGLIDLNWNAEITREEKGSYLGWQSLEGSMIDNAGKIEFRETLNGTRTELHIEIDYFPPAGSVGRGIASLFNGIFERMIRQDIQRFKTYAEENDFKQYAGLAL is encoded by the coding sequence ATGAAAAACAAATTGAATAACCAAATTATGGAACATCTGTGCACCTTAAGCCTTCCTACTAATGGAAAAGAAAACATCGACCAGGGGGAACGGATCGTTTCCCTGTTGGGTGGAAGCTGGCTATTGTACAAGAGCCTGAAAAAAATCGGTAAACACCCCTTTCTCGGACTTCAGGGAGTAGCTGCAGGTGGACTCATGCTTTATCGCGGCGCTACAGGTATATGCCCGGTCTACCAACAACTTGGAAAGGACACTACCGATCCCCAGGCCATCAACATTACCGAGGATATTGTAGTCAATGCCCCGATAGACAAAGTTTATGCTTTCTGGCGGGAATTTTCCAATCTCCCTAAATTCATGGAACACCTGAAAAGCGTCGAAGAAGTAAGTGAGAAAATATCCTTTTGGACAGCCAATACCCCCGGAGGATTGATTGATCTGAACTGGAATGCCGAAATTACCAGGGAAGAAAAGGGATCCTATCTGGGCTGGCAGTCATTGGAAGGTTCGATGATCGACAATGCAGGGAAGATAGAATTCCGGGAAACCTTAAACGGGACAAGAACTGAACTGCACATAGAAATCGATTACTTCCCTCCAGCAGGTAGTGTTGGCAGAGGCATCGCTTCGCTTTTCAACGGTATATTTGAACGCATGATCCGCCAGGACATTCAACGTTTTAAAACCTATGCAGAGGAAAACGATTTCAAACAATATGCAGGACTGGCTTTATAG
- a CDS encoding lmo0937 family membrane protein: MGNLLYTIAVILVIIWAISFFGGFYTGGIIHILIVIAIIAVVLGVIRRAA; encoded by the coding sequence ATGGGAAATCTACTTTATACAATCGCAGTCATATTGGTCATCATCTGGGCCATCAGTTTTTTCGGTGGATTCTATACCGGCGGAATTATTCATATCCTGATCGTTATCGCAATCATAGCAGTCGTCCTGGGCGTAATCCGAAGGGCCGCCTAA
- a CDS encoding response regulator, whose protein sequence is METIIVQDTDAAILDVLTEALTMEGFDVLPVADIEGDFLSLIDQHRPHVVMLDYRLNGEACKQTCFQIKQRYPHLPVIAMSCNYNIDRLYGANGFDGYIRKPFDLDLLYTILRRHIPEQQRKDQ, encoded by the coding sequence ATGGAAACCATTATTGTACAAGATACTGATGCCGCCATTTTGGATGTGCTTACAGAAGCTTTAACGATGGAAGGCTTTGATGTTTTGCCGGTGGCAGATATTGAAGGTGATTTTCTCTCCTTGATAGATCAGCACAGGCCTCACGTGGTAATGCTGGATTACAGATTAAATGGCGAGGCCTGTAAACAAACCTGCTTTCAAATTAAGCAGCGATATCCGCACCTTCCCGTGATTGCAATGAGCTGCAATTACAATATCGACCGTCTATATGGGGCTAACGGTTTCGATGGTTATATACGTAAGCCTTTTGACCTGGATTTGCTGTACACTATACTCAGAAGACATATTCCCGAGCAACAAAGGAAGGACCAGTAA
- a CDS encoding type 1 glutamine amidotransferase domain-containing protein, whose translation MGQLSNRTIAVLSESGFEETELTSPVQRLKEEGATVHIISSTAGKIQAMKGDHQWTIEVDVDKTISEVNAEDYQGLVIPGGVLNPDALRKNDDTIAFVKAFFEAGKPVAAICHGPQVLITAEVVKGRELTSTKTIRIDLLNAGAEWYDQEVVVDQGLVTSRSPDDLPAFNDKMVEEFAEGVHEGQHT comes from the coding sequence ATGGGACAATTAAGCAATCGAACCATTGCCGTTTTATCAGAAAGCGGTTTTGAAGAAACAGAATTGACTAGCCCAGTGCAAAGGCTAAAGGAGGAAGGTGCAACTGTTCATATCATTTCCTCTACAGCAGGAAAGATACAGGCCATGAAGGGCGATCATCAGTGGACCATAGAAGTTGATGTAGATAAGACCATCAGTGAAGTCAATGCCGAAGATTATCAGGGCTTAGTCATTCCAGGTGGGGTTTTGAATCCGGATGCATTGAGGAAGAATGATGATACCATCGCCTTTGTGAAAGCATTCTTTGAGGCAGGAAAACCAGTAGCAGCGATCTGTCACGGGCCACAGGTTTTGATCACAGCTGAAGTAGTAAAAGGCAGAGAACTTACCTCGACAAAAACCATAAGAATTGACCTGCTCAATGCCGGAGCAGAGTGGTATGACCAGGAAGTTGTGGTTGACCAGGGCTTGGTTACCAGCCGTAGCCCGGATGACCTTCCTGCCTTCAATGACAAAATGGTAGAAGAATTCGCAGAGGGTGTCCATGAAGGGCAACACACCTAA